The Streptomyces sp. 135 sequence GCCGCGCCGAGTTGCCACCGCCGCTCGCCCTCGGGCGTCAGGACGGCCGCGGCCCGGCCCCGAGCGCTGAAGTCATTGATGACTTGGACGGCCGACGCGGGCAGCGCCTCCTGGAGCGCGGCCGCTGTCGCGGCGGCGTGGATCGACTCCCTCAGTTCCCGGGCGCGGTCGAGCTGGGCAGTGGTGCAGGACGCCACGGCGAGGCCGCTCACCGTCAGCCAGTCGACGAGCCGGTGCGGGGCGGGAATGCGCTCCACGGCGTCGCCATGACGCTCCGACAGCGTGCCCGTGAAGCTGGTCGCCAGCACGTTGCCGAGGCGGAAGTCAGGGAATCCAGCGCGCATGGAACCACCTTAGCCGGTTGCGGAGTTGCCCGGAGGACTGCTAGAACCGTCATAGCCGGTTCACGGTAGGTCGTGGCCGGTTCCCCGACGGCCAAGGAGGTCTCATGCCCTGTCCCAGCAGCGACGTACAGGCATTTGAAGCCCGCGCGACCGACGCCGACCTCGACGATCTGCGCGCGAGACTGGCCGCGGCACGGCTGCCGGAGGCCGAGACGGTCCATGGCTCCGCGCCCGGTCCTCGCCGATGGGAGCAGGGCGTTCCGCTCGCCGATCTCGCCGATGTCGTGAACTACTGGCGCACCGGGTACGACTGGCGGTCGTTCGAGGCGCGCCTCGACCAGATCGGCCAGTTCCGCACGGTCATCGACGGACTGGGAATCCACTTCCTGCACCGCCGATCCGCGCGCGCGGACGCCACTGCGCTGCTCTTGACGCACGGCTGGCCGGGCAGCATCGCCG is a genomic window containing:
- a CDS encoding CGNR zinc finger domain-containing protein, with the protein product MRAGFPDFRLGNVLATSFTGTLSERHGDAVERIPAPHRLVDWLTVSGLAVASCTTAQLDRARELRESIHAAATAAALQEALPASAVQVINDFSARGRAAAVLTPEGERRWQLGAASCVEDALGVIAADAISVIAGERDGQLALCASPTCRAAFFDTSRSRTRKWCDMNTCGNRQKKARFHANQRRNSGSADAQAASWA